ATCGTCGGGCGGTCCGAGATCGGCCGTCAGTTGGTCGAAGATCGCGGCCAGCGACCCGGCGTCGCGCCCGGCGTAGGGACCGTCGTCCACGTCGGTCACCGCACCGGCGTCGATCCGCTGGTCCACCACGCGACGCAGCGTCGCCGCGTCGGCAGTGAACGGGCAGTGCTGGGCGGGTCGGGCGTGAAGGTCCGAGAGCGCGGTGGCGAGCGAAGAGGCCAGCGCCTCGGGGCCCATCGGGTGGCCGTGCTCGGCCGAGACGGCGTCGCGGCCGAGGGCGAGCACCACGGTTTCGTCGCCACCATCGCTGCGGCCGGTGGCGATCACCTCGGGGGCCGGTGGCACGTTGGCCAGCCACAGCAGCCGATCGACCTCATCGAGCAGCGGGCCGGTGTCCGGGGCCCGCTGATGGAGCACTGCGAGGGCGAGTTCTGCCGGGTTGACCCGGAGCAGTTCGATCCCGCCGTCGACGGCCAGCCCGTCGAGGTCGTGTTCGCCGAGCACCTTACGCACGCCCGGTCCGAAACCTCGCGGCGCTTCGGGGACTGCCATCAACCGGCAGCGACCGGGATGCGGGTGCGGTGACGAGCCGGATGGGTGGCCTCGACGAAGCTGCCCCGTAGGTGGTTGACCCGGGCATCGGTGATCTCGACCCGGGCATAGGACCCGACCCGCAGCGGCGTGGGGGCAGCGAAGTGCACGAGCGTGTTGCGGCGGGTGCGGCCGGTGAGCACCGACGGATCCTTCTTCGATGGACCCTCGATCGTCACTTCCTCGATGTGGCCGATGCGGGCCTCGTTGGCCGCTCGACTGGACCGCTCGATCACGACGCGGAGCCGCTCGTAACGTTCGACCGCCACCTGGTGATCGACGAACCGGTCGGTCATCTCGGCCGCCTCGGTGCCCGGCCGGGGCGAGAAGACGAAGGTGAACGCCGCGTCGAACCGTGCGGC
The sequence above is a segment of the Acidimicrobiales bacterium genome. Coding sequences within it:
- a CDS encoding phosphotransferase, with translation MRKVLGEHDLDGLAVDGGIELLRVNPAELALAVLHQRAPDTGPLLDEVDRLLWLANVPPAPEVIATGRSDGGDETVVLALGRDAVSAEHGHPMGPEALASSLATALSDLHARPAQHCPFTADAATLRRVVDQRIDAGAVTDVDDGPYAGRDAGSLAAIFDQLTADLGPPDDPVFIHAGLAAKRLWLDPAGGLTLLGWRWAGVGDRHLDLAAAAAMLTSLYGPALVGPFIESYGFDRVDLRRLDAHQILAHLLA